The Candidatus Neomarinimicrobiota bacterium region TAAAAAGTTGGGCTTTGTAGCCAAGGGCACCGCTCGTGTGAAGGTAGAAGTAATTGAGTTAGGGGACGACGAGTACATGAAGCACCTACCCGGTAAAGAATGAGACTGGCCTTCCCTGAGGCAGGCTTATAATTTTGCCGACCATGTCCAGCCCATCCAGCAAAGGCGATAAAGTAAAATCGCGCCTACTGGTCTTTTTCCTGGGTATACCCGCCCTACTAGGTATTATCTGGCTGGGAGGGTGGGTCTACGCCCTGTTTGCCACCGCTGTTGTTATCCTAGGTTTACAGGAATACCTTACTCTCTTACGTCGTGGGAAGTTAACGCCACGCCCGATCCCGGTATATCTAACCGCCCTCGCCATCCTGGTTGCCTTCACCTATCATGTGGGTTTGTTTGGACAACGCCAACCCTGGGAAACTTTGGGATGGCAGTTTTTTGCCATCGTGTTTCTCCTGGTGATTATGATTCAGACTTTGGAAGTGTTGCGTTCTACGGGCACAGCCTGGTTGAATCTCTCAGCTAACGTCCTAGGTGTATTATGGGTAGCCGGTTTCGGAGGTAGTTTCATCTTAGTGCGCTCCGCTGATTTTTCTGCCTATAACACCTCAGTGGATGTGGCTTTTCGGCTTACCCTATCACTGTACGTCACTGTGTGGATCTGTGACACCCTGGCTTATCTAGTAGGCCGACGCTTTGGCAAGAAAAAAATCTTGCCATTGGTTAGTCCCAAAAAAACGGTGGTAGGCACTGTCTCCGGGATCATTGGGGCCCTGATAGCAATATTTCTGTTGGGCACCTTGGGATTCCTGCCGCGGGAAATCTTTCCCGTAGCCTACCTGTTCATTCTGGGACTGATCGTGGGTGTCGGTGGGCAGATGGGCGACTTTGTAGAGTCCCGGCTAAAACGAGATTTTGGTGTCAAGGACACCGGCTCCTTACTACCGGGGCATGGGGGGATTCTGGACCGGTTCGATTCCCTACTATTTGTCATGCCTTTAGCTTATCTGTTCCTTAAACTGGTGATGTTGCTGTAAGGCTCTTGTTTAGTTAGCCAGCTTTTTGCGCGTTAACATGGGCACTATATTAATTATAGACAGAGATGTGAGGACGGTTGAAGTCCTGAACCTATTACTTGATGCCCTGCGAAAACCCTTTGAAGTAGCCAGTACTCACTCGAATGCAGTCCGTATCTATTCCACAGGTCAAGTTGAAGCGATTTTTATGAATCCCGAGTTGCCAATGGTGGATCCTAAGGCACTCGTGGACGAATTTGAGGTTGTC contains the following coding sequences:
- a CDS encoding phosphatidate cytidylyltransferase, which encodes MSSPSSKGDKVKSRLLVFFLGIPALLGIIWLGGWVYALFATAVVILGLQEYLTLLRRGKLTPRPIPVYLTALAILVAFTYHVGLFGQRQPWETLGWQFFAIVFLLVIMIQTLEVLRSTGTAWLNLSANVLGVLWVAGFGGSFILVRSADFSAYNTSVDVAFRLTLSLYVTVWICDTLAYLVGRRFGKKKILPLVSPKKTVVGTVSGIIGALIAIFLLGTLGFLPREIFPVAYLFILGLIVGVGGQMGDFVESRLKRDFGVKDTGSLLPGHGGILDRFDSLLFVMPLAYLFLKLVMLL